The Triticum aestivum cultivar Chinese Spring chromosome 7B, IWGSC CS RefSeq v2.1, whole genome shotgun sequence genome window below encodes:
- the LOC123159941 gene encoding pentatricopeptide repeat-containing protein At1g62260, mitochondrial isoform X3: MRRWPPPISGVAHRRAASAAAAAATVAPPTGELVRQHNRSLAALLRRGRLAAAWRLFDALPVRDVVTWNSLLAALARRSDVSAASAFFASMPVRDVVSWNTLLAAYSRSSHSHHLAAARRLFDEMPQRDGVTWNTLLSAYVRRGLMGEAGKLFDEMPQRGVTSWNTMVTGLFAAGQVSKALDMFNAMPVKDSASLGTLVSGLAKNGRLHEAEELLTKRLMVTDMDKAVDAYNTLIAAYGQVGRVDDARRLFDMIPRGQNQHQMSNMRVFQRNVVSWNTMMMCYTRTGDVCSARMLFDEMPAKNLESWNTMVAGYAKVSNMQEAEKLFWEMPDPDMVSWNLIIRGFTQIGEVEHARGFFDRMPERAIISWNTMISGYEQNGDYDGTIELFSKMLEVGGMPDRHTFSSVLAACASIPMLPLGAQLHQLIEKSFLPDTAISNALITMYSRGGAITDAEAIFNQMHTQKCLVSWNALIGGYEHHGRATEALQLFEEMRRAGVMPTHITFISLLSACGNAGLVSEGWRVFHTMVHEYGIAARIEHYSALVNLIGRHGKLDDALEVINSMPITPDRSVWGSFLGACTAKKNEPLAHMAAKALSKIDPESSAPYVLIHNLHAREGRWGSASVAREEMERKGVHKHPGYSWIDLHDKWAYFAGFVRRELHKPRNMGMSQATQ, encoded by the exons ATGCGGAGATGGCCGCCTCCCATCTCAGGCGTCGCCCACCGCCGCGCGGCgtccgcggccgcggccgcggctaCGGTTGCACCCCCCACCGGCGAGCTGGTCCGGCAACACAACCGCTCCCTCGCGGCTCTTCTCCGCCGCGGCCGCCTCGCCGCAGCCTGGCGCCTCTTCGACGCTCTCCCAGTCCGCGACGTCGTGACCTGGAACTCGCTCTTAGCGGCGCTAGCCCGCCGCAGCGACGTAAGCGCTGCCAGCGCCTTTTTCGCCTCCATGCCCGTCCGGGACGTTGTGTCATGGAACACTCTCCTCGCCGCCTACTCCCGCTCGTCGCACTCCCATCAcctcgccgccgcgcgccgcctgttcgacgaaatgccacaGCGCGACGGCGTCACGTGGAACACCCTCCTCAGCGCATATGTGCGCCGCGGGCTCATGGGCGAGGCTGGGAAGCTGTTCGACGAGATGCCGCAGAGGGGCGTCACTTCTTGGAACACGATGGTCACCGGGCTCTTTGCTGCTGGTCAGGTGAGCAAGGCCCTCGACATGTTCAATGCGATGCCTGTGAAGGACTCTGCGTCGCTGGGCACACTGGTGTCTGGGTTAGCCAAGAATGGCCGGTTGCATGAGGCAGAGGAGCTGTTGACAAAGCGCTTGATGGTGACAGATATGGACAAggctgttgatgcttacaacaCACTCATCGCTGCGTACGGGCAAGTTGGGAGGGTGGACGATGCCAGAAGATTATTTGATATGATACCCAGAGGTCAGAATCAGCACCAGATGAGCAATATGAGGGTGTTTCAGAGAAATGTTGTGTCATGGAACACAATGATGATGTGCTATACCAGAACTGGAGATGTTTGCTCAGCTAGGATGCTGTTTGATGAGATGCCGGCTAAGAACTTGGAATCGTGGAACACTATGGTTGCTGGGTATGCCAAGGTGTCCAATATGCAGGAAGCAGAGAAGCTGTTTTGGGAAATGCCAGACCCTGATATGGTGTCTTGGAATTTAATCATACGAGGATTCACACAGATAGGAGAGGTTGAGCATGCCCGTGGATTTTTTGATAGGATGCCAGAGCGTGCAATCATCTCCTGGAATACAATGATATCAGGTTATGAACAAAATGGGGACTATGATGGTACAATTGAGCTATTTTCAAAGATGCTAGAAGTTGGTGGGATGCCTGATCGGCACACCTTCTCTTCAGTTCTAGCAGCATGTGCGTCGATCCCTATGTTGCCCCTTGGAGCTCAGCTCCACCAACTTATTGAGAAGTCGTTTCTGCCAGATACTGCAATTAGCAATGCCCTTATAACAATGTACTCCAGAGGTGGGGCAATAACTGATGCGGAAGCCATCTTCAATCAGATGCATACGCAAAAATGTTTAGTGTCTTGGAATGCACTGATTGGAGGTTATGAACACCATGGTCGTGCAACAGAAGCCTTGCAGCTGTTCGAAGAAATGAGGAGAGCCGGGGTTATGCCAACGCACATAACTTTCATTTCTCTTTTGAGTGCATGTGGAAATGCTGGCCTTGTGTCCGAAGGATGGAGGGTTTTCCACACCATGGTCCATGAGTATGGCATTGCTGCTAGGATTGAGCACTACTCAGCACTCGTCAATCTCATAGGTCGACATGGTAAGCTTGACGATGCATTGGAGGTAATCAATAGCATGCCAATTACTCCAGACCGATCTGTGTGGGGATCTTTCCTCGGAGCATGTACTGCGAAGAAGAATGAACCACTGGCTCACATGGCTGCAAAGGCACTATCCAAGATTGATCCTGAGAGTTCTGCTCCATATGTTCTGATTCATAACTTACATGCTCGTGAGGGAAGGTGGGGAAGTGCATCTGTGGCAAGGGAAGAGATGGAACGGAAAGGTGTTCACAAGCATCCTGGGTACAGCTGGATTGATTTGCACGACAAG TGGGCTTATTTTGCTGGCTTTGTAAGGCGGGAGTTGCACAAGCCAAGAAACATGGGGATGAGCCAGGCAACTCAA TGA
- the LOC123159943 gene encoding ATP-dependent zinc metalloprotease FTSH 6, chloroplastic — MSPTAMSLTTTSHLSVCKAQDVAKQAPQRRASPAKTTPRSPDAAGLLGRRGLLRCAGLGLGFGLAVARPARADQPPVLAPEELTSNRMSYSRFLEYLNAGAVKKVDLFQNGTVAVAEVDEPALARARRVKVQLPGLPAELVRQMREKGVDLAAEPVEPNVGLDVLGLLLNLGFPLLFLASLFLRSSGGMNTPGGGPSLPFGLGRSKANFQMEPNTGVTFDDIAGVDEAKQDFQEIVQFLKFPDKFTAVGARIPRGVLLVGPPGTGKTLLAKAIAGEAGVPFFSLSGSEFIEMFVGVGASRVRDLFNKAKDSAPCLVFIDEIDAVGRQRGTGIGGGNDEREQTLNQLLTEMDGFRGDSGVIVIAATNRPEILDAALLRPGRFDRQVSVGLPDVRGREEILRVHSANKKLDPGVSLGVVAMRTPGFSGADLANLMNEAAILAGRRGKDRVSVKEIDDSIDRIVAGLEGTSMTDGKSKMLVAYHEIGHAVCATLTPGHDAVQKVTLIPRGQARGLTWFLPGEDPTLVSKRQIFARIVGGLGGRAAEEVIFGEPEVTTGAAGDLQQVTQVARQMVTTFGMSEIGPWALTDQAAQSGDVVLRMLARNSMSEKLAADIDRTVKAIVDEAYEVAKAHVRRTRPAIDQLVDVLMEKETLTGDEFRAILSEYVDIAREQRDTAARTDMVTA; from the exons ATGTCGCCCACGGCCATGTCGCTGACGACGACGAGCCACCTGTCCGTCTGCAAGGCGCAGGACGTCGCCAAGCAGGCGCCGCAGAGGCGGGCCTCTCCCGCCAAGACCACGCCCCGGTCGCCAGACGCCGCCGGGCTCCTCGGCAGGCGGGGGCTGCTCCGGTGCGCCGGCCTGGGCCTCGGGTTCGGGCTCGCCGTGGCAAGGCCGGCACGGGCTGATCAACCGCCGGTGCTGGCGCCGGAGGAGCTGACATCGAACCGGATGTCCTACTCCAGGTTCCTGGAGTACCTCAACGCTGGCGCGGTCAAGAAGGTGGACCTGTTCCAGAACGGCACGGTGGCCGTCGCCGAGGTGGACGAGCCGGCGCTGGCGAGGGCGCGCCGCGTCAAGGTGCAGCTCCCGGGGCTCCCCGCCGAGCTGGTCCGGCAGATGCGGGAGAAAGGCGTCGACTTGGCGGCCGAGCCGGTGGAGCCCAACGTCGGGCTGGACGTCCTCGGCCTCCTGCTTAACCTCGGCTTCCCGCTCCTCTTCCTCGCCTCGCTCTTCCTGCGGTCGTCGGGGGGCATGAACACGCCCGGCGGCGGGCCGAGCCTGCCCTTCGGGCTCGGCCGGTCCAAGGCCAACTTCCAGATGGAGCCCAACACGGGCGTCACGTTCGACGACATCGCCGGCGTGGACGAGGCGAAGCAGGACTTCCAGGAGATCGTGCAGTTCCTCAAGTTCCCGGACAAGTTCACGGCGGTGGGGGCGAGGATCCCCAGGGGGGTTCTGCTGGTGGGCCCGCCGGGGACGGGGAAGACGCTGCTGGCCAAGGCGATCGCGGGCGAGGCCGGCGTGCCCTTCTTCTCGCTGTCCGGGTCGGAGTTCATCGAGATGTTCGTGGGCGTGGGCGCGTCGCGGGTGCGGGACCTCTTCAACAAGGCCAAGGACAGCGCGCCGTGCCTGGTGTTCATCGACGAGATCGACGCCGTCGGCCGGCAGCGCGGCACGGGCATCGGCGGGGGCAACGACGAGCGCGAGCAGACGCTGAACCAGCTGCTCACCGAGATGGACGGTTTCCGCGGCGACAGCGGCGTCATCGTCATTGCCGCCACGAACCGGCCGGAGATCCTCGACGCCGCGCTGCTCCGCCCGGGCCGCTTCGACCGGCAGGTGTCCGTGGGGCTGCCCGACGTGCGCGGCCGCGAGGAGATCCTCAGGGTGCACAGCGCCAACAAGAAGCTGGACCCCGGCGTGTCCCTCGGCGTGGTGGCCATGCGCACGCCCGGGTTCAGCGGCGCCGACCTCGCCAACCTCATGAACGAGGCCGCCatcctcgccggccgccgcggcaaggaccgCGTCTCCGTCAAGGAGATCGACGACTCCATCGACCGCATCGTCGCTGGCCTCGAGGGCACCAGCATGACCGACGGCAAGAGCAAGATGCTCGTCGCCTACCACGAGATCGGCCACGCCGTCTGCGC GACGTTGACGCCGGGGCACGACGCGGTGCAGAAGGTGACGCTGATCCCGCGGGGGCAGGCGCGAGGCCTGACGTGGTTCCTGCCGGGCGAGGACCCGACGCTGGTGTCCAAGCGGCAGATCTTCGCGAGGATCGTCGGCGGGCTGGGCGGCCGGGCCGCGGAGGAGGTGATCTTCGGCGAGCCGGAGGTGACGACGGGCGCGGCGGGGGACCTGCAGCAGGTGACGCAGGTGGCGCGGCAGATGGTGACCACGTTCGGCATGTCGGAGATCGGGCCGTGGGCGCTGACGGACCAGGCGGCGCAGAGCGGGGACGTGGTGCTGCGGATGCTGGCCAGGAACTCCATGTCGGAGAAGCTCGCCGCCGACATCGACAGGACGGTGAAGGCCATCGTCGACGAAGCTTACGAGGTCGCCAAGGCGCACGTCAGGAGGACGCGGCCCGCCATCGACCAGCTGGTCGACGTGCTCATGGAGAAGGAGACgctcaccggcgatgagttcaggGCGATCCTGTCGGAGTACGTCGACATCGCCAGAGAGCAGAGGGACACGGCCGCGAGGACGGACATGGTCACTGCTTGA
- the LOC123159941 gene encoding pentatricopeptide repeat-containing protein At1g62260, mitochondrial isoform X2 has product MRRWPPPISGVAHRRAASAAAAAATVAPPTGELVRQHNRSLAALLRRGRLAAAWRLFDALPVRDVVTWNSLLAALARRSDVSAASAFFASMPVRDVVSWNTLLAAYSRSSHSHHLAAARRLFDEMPQRDGVTWNTLLSAYVRRGLMGEAGKLFDEMPQRGVTSWNTMVTGLFAAGQVSKALDMFNAMPVKDSASLGTLVSGLAKNGRLHEAEELLTKRLMVTDMDKAVDAYNTLIAAYGQVGRVDDARRLFDMIPRGQNQHQMSNMRVFQRNVVSWNTMMMCYTRTGDVCSARMLFDEMPAKNLESWNTMVAGYAKVSNMQEAEKLFWEMPDPDMVSWNLIIRGFTQIGEVEHARGFFDRMPERAIISWNTMISGYEQNGDYDGTIELFSKMLEVGGMPDRHTFSSVLAACASIPMLPLGAQLHQLIEKSFLPDTAISNALITMYSRGGAITDAEAIFNQMHTQKCLVSWNALIGGYEHHGRATEALQLFEEMRRAGVMPTHITFISLLSACGNAGLVSEGWRVFHTMVHEYGIAARIEHYSALVNLIGRHGKLDDALEVINSMPITPDRSVWGSFLGACTAKKNEPLAHMAAKALSKIDPESSAPYVLIHNLHAREGRWGSASVAREEMERKGVHKHPGYSWIDLHDKVHVFNAGDTSHPFIQEIYLVLECFDMSSRDWS; this is encoded by the coding sequence ATGCGGAGATGGCCGCCTCCCATCTCAGGCGTCGCCCACCGCCGCGCGGCgtccgcggccgcggccgcggctaCGGTTGCACCCCCCACCGGCGAGCTGGTCCGGCAACACAACCGCTCCCTCGCGGCTCTTCTCCGCCGCGGCCGCCTCGCCGCAGCCTGGCGCCTCTTCGACGCTCTCCCAGTCCGCGACGTCGTGACCTGGAACTCGCTCTTAGCGGCGCTAGCCCGCCGCAGCGACGTAAGCGCTGCCAGCGCCTTTTTCGCCTCCATGCCCGTCCGGGACGTTGTGTCATGGAACACTCTCCTCGCCGCCTACTCCCGCTCGTCGCACTCCCATCAcctcgccgccgcgcgccgcctgttcgacgaaatgccacaGCGCGACGGCGTCACGTGGAACACCCTCCTCAGCGCATATGTGCGCCGCGGGCTCATGGGCGAGGCTGGGAAGCTGTTCGACGAGATGCCGCAGAGGGGCGTCACTTCTTGGAACACGATGGTCACCGGGCTCTTTGCTGCTGGTCAGGTGAGCAAGGCCCTCGACATGTTCAATGCGATGCCTGTGAAGGACTCTGCGTCGCTGGGCACACTGGTGTCTGGGTTAGCCAAGAATGGCCGGTTGCATGAGGCAGAGGAGCTGTTGACAAAGCGCTTGATGGTGACAGATATGGACAAggctgttgatgcttacaacaCACTCATCGCTGCGTACGGGCAAGTTGGGAGGGTGGACGATGCCAGAAGATTATTTGATATGATACCCAGAGGTCAGAATCAGCACCAGATGAGCAATATGAGGGTGTTTCAGAGAAATGTTGTGTCATGGAACACAATGATGATGTGCTATACCAGAACTGGAGATGTTTGCTCAGCTAGGATGCTGTTTGATGAGATGCCGGCTAAGAACTTGGAATCGTGGAACACTATGGTTGCTGGGTATGCCAAGGTGTCCAATATGCAGGAAGCAGAGAAGCTGTTTTGGGAAATGCCAGACCCTGATATGGTGTCTTGGAATTTAATCATACGAGGATTCACACAGATAGGAGAGGTTGAGCATGCCCGTGGATTTTTTGATAGGATGCCAGAGCGTGCAATCATCTCCTGGAATACAATGATATCAGGTTATGAACAAAATGGGGACTATGATGGTACAATTGAGCTATTTTCAAAGATGCTAGAAGTTGGTGGGATGCCTGATCGGCACACCTTCTCTTCAGTTCTAGCAGCATGTGCGTCGATCCCTATGTTGCCCCTTGGAGCTCAGCTCCACCAACTTATTGAGAAGTCGTTTCTGCCAGATACTGCAATTAGCAATGCCCTTATAACAATGTACTCCAGAGGTGGGGCAATAACTGATGCGGAAGCCATCTTCAATCAGATGCATACGCAAAAATGTTTAGTGTCTTGGAATGCACTGATTGGAGGTTATGAACACCATGGTCGTGCAACAGAAGCCTTGCAGCTGTTCGAAGAAATGAGGAGAGCCGGGGTTATGCCAACGCACATAACTTTCATTTCTCTTTTGAGTGCATGTGGAAATGCTGGCCTTGTGTCCGAAGGATGGAGGGTTTTCCACACCATGGTCCATGAGTATGGCATTGCTGCTAGGATTGAGCACTACTCAGCACTCGTCAATCTCATAGGTCGACATGGTAAGCTTGACGATGCATTGGAGGTAATCAATAGCATGCCAATTACTCCAGACCGATCTGTGTGGGGATCTTTCCTCGGAGCATGTACTGCGAAGAAGAATGAACCACTGGCTCACATGGCTGCAAAGGCACTATCCAAGATTGATCCTGAGAGTTCTGCTCCATATGTTCTGATTCATAACTTACATGCTCGTGAGGGAAGGTGGGGAAGTGCATCTGTGGCAAGGGAAGAGATGGAACGGAAAGGTGTTCACAAGCATCCTGGGTACAGCTGGATTGATTTGCACGACAAGGTGCATGTCTTCAACGCAGGAGATACCTCCCATCCCTTTATCCAGGAAATATATTTAGTCCTAGAATGTTTTGACATGTCATCTAGAGATTGGAGCTAG
- the LOC123159941 gene encoding pentatricopeptide repeat-containing protein At1g62260, mitochondrial isoform X1 yields MRRWPPPISGVAHRRAASAAAAAATVAPPTGELVRQHNRSLAALLRRGRLAAAWRLFDALPVRDVVTWNSLLAALARRSDVSAASAFFASMPVRDVVSWNTLLAAYSRSSHSHHLAAARRLFDEMPQRDGVTWNTLLSAYVRRGLMGEAGKLFDEMPQRGVTSWNTMVTGLFAAGQVSKALDMFNAMPVKDSASLGTLVSGLAKNGRLHEAEELLTKRLMVTDMDKAVDAYNTLIAAYGQVGRVDDARRLFDMIPRGQNQHQMSNMRVFQRNVVSWNTMMMCYTRTGDVCSARMLFDEMPAKNLESWNTMVAGYAKVSNMQEAEKLFWEMPDPDMVSWNLIIRGFTQIGEVEHARGFFDRMPERAIISWNTMISGYEQNGDYDGTIELFSKMLEVGGMPDRHTFSSVLAACASIPMLPLGAQLHQLIEKSFLPDTAISNALITMYSRGGAITDAEAIFNQMHTQKCLVSWNALIGGYEHHGRATEALQLFEEMRRAGVMPTHITFISLLSACGNAGLVSEGWRVFHTMVHEYGIAARIEHYSALVNLIGRHGKLDDALEVINSMPITPDRSVWGSFLGACTAKKNEPLAHMAAKALSKIDPESSAPYVLIHNLHAREGRWGSASVAREEMERKGVHKHPGYSWIDLHDKWAYFAGFVRRELHKPRNMGMSQATQVSLYYSHLSGTHVF; encoded by the exons ATGCGGAGATGGCCGCCTCCCATCTCAGGCGTCGCCCACCGCCGCGCGGCgtccgcggccgcggccgcggctaCGGTTGCACCCCCCACCGGCGAGCTGGTCCGGCAACACAACCGCTCCCTCGCGGCTCTTCTCCGCCGCGGCCGCCTCGCCGCAGCCTGGCGCCTCTTCGACGCTCTCCCAGTCCGCGACGTCGTGACCTGGAACTCGCTCTTAGCGGCGCTAGCCCGCCGCAGCGACGTAAGCGCTGCCAGCGCCTTTTTCGCCTCCATGCCCGTCCGGGACGTTGTGTCATGGAACACTCTCCTCGCCGCCTACTCCCGCTCGTCGCACTCCCATCAcctcgccgccgcgcgccgcctgttcgacgaaatgccacaGCGCGACGGCGTCACGTGGAACACCCTCCTCAGCGCATATGTGCGCCGCGGGCTCATGGGCGAGGCTGGGAAGCTGTTCGACGAGATGCCGCAGAGGGGCGTCACTTCTTGGAACACGATGGTCACCGGGCTCTTTGCTGCTGGTCAGGTGAGCAAGGCCCTCGACATGTTCAATGCGATGCCTGTGAAGGACTCTGCGTCGCTGGGCACACTGGTGTCTGGGTTAGCCAAGAATGGCCGGTTGCATGAGGCAGAGGAGCTGTTGACAAAGCGCTTGATGGTGACAGATATGGACAAggctgttgatgcttacaacaCACTCATCGCTGCGTACGGGCAAGTTGGGAGGGTGGACGATGCCAGAAGATTATTTGATATGATACCCAGAGGTCAGAATCAGCACCAGATGAGCAATATGAGGGTGTTTCAGAGAAATGTTGTGTCATGGAACACAATGATGATGTGCTATACCAGAACTGGAGATGTTTGCTCAGCTAGGATGCTGTTTGATGAGATGCCGGCTAAGAACTTGGAATCGTGGAACACTATGGTTGCTGGGTATGCCAAGGTGTCCAATATGCAGGAAGCAGAGAAGCTGTTTTGGGAAATGCCAGACCCTGATATGGTGTCTTGGAATTTAATCATACGAGGATTCACACAGATAGGAGAGGTTGAGCATGCCCGTGGATTTTTTGATAGGATGCCAGAGCGTGCAATCATCTCCTGGAATACAATGATATCAGGTTATGAACAAAATGGGGACTATGATGGTACAATTGAGCTATTTTCAAAGATGCTAGAAGTTGGTGGGATGCCTGATCGGCACACCTTCTCTTCAGTTCTAGCAGCATGTGCGTCGATCCCTATGTTGCCCCTTGGAGCTCAGCTCCACCAACTTATTGAGAAGTCGTTTCTGCCAGATACTGCAATTAGCAATGCCCTTATAACAATGTACTCCAGAGGTGGGGCAATAACTGATGCGGAAGCCATCTTCAATCAGATGCATACGCAAAAATGTTTAGTGTCTTGGAATGCACTGATTGGAGGTTATGAACACCATGGTCGTGCAACAGAAGCCTTGCAGCTGTTCGAAGAAATGAGGAGAGCCGGGGTTATGCCAACGCACATAACTTTCATTTCTCTTTTGAGTGCATGTGGAAATGCTGGCCTTGTGTCCGAAGGATGGAGGGTTTTCCACACCATGGTCCATGAGTATGGCATTGCTGCTAGGATTGAGCACTACTCAGCACTCGTCAATCTCATAGGTCGACATGGTAAGCTTGACGATGCATTGGAGGTAATCAATAGCATGCCAATTACTCCAGACCGATCTGTGTGGGGATCTTTCCTCGGAGCATGTACTGCGAAGAAGAATGAACCACTGGCTCACATGGCTGCAAAGGCACTATCCAAGATTGATCCTGAGAGTTCTGCTCCATATGTTCTGATTCATAACTTACATGCTCGTGAGGGAAGGTGGGGAAGTGCATCTGTGGCAAGGGAAGAGATGGAACGGAAAGGTGTTCACAAGCATCCTGGGTACAGCTGGATTGATTTGCACGACAAG TGGGCTTATTTTGCTGGCTTTGTAAGGCGGGAGTTGCACAAGCCAAGAAACATGGGGATGAGCCAGGCAACTCAAGTGAGTTTGTATTACTCCCACTTATCTGGTACACATGTGTTTTGA